A window of Verrucomicrobiota bacterium contains these coding sequences:
- a CDS encoding PQQ-like beta-propeller repeat protein, which translates to MKNVNRVMTAIASGVVVIIACGARAQDWPQWRGPNRDGKVSGFSAPKTWPKELTRKWKVEVGAGDATPALVSDKLFVFARQEAEEITRCLDARTGKVLWQDKYAAPAVSGPDVGHGGPRSSPSVANERVVTLGVGGTVSCLDTASGKMLWRKDDFPGAWPQFHTAMSPLIVDGLAIVHLGKENKGTLVAYDLVAGEPKWKWAGEGPAYASPVPLSAGSSKMIITQTARSMVGIDAADGKLLWQTPFEAKGMAYNAATPIVDGQTVIYCGQGRGTKAVKIEKQGDHFAARALWANPDNSVAFNSPVLKNGLIFGLSQRGKFFCINALTGQTAWVEPTGGRGDFGSIVDVGSVLLGLTATSQLTVFRPNDKAYEELAKFKVADTQTYAHPVVAGNRLFVKDQDSVTLWTIE; encoded by the coding sequence ATGAAAAATGTGAATCGAGTAATGACAGCGATTGCGAGCGGCGTGGTTGTGATAATTGCTTGCGGCGCGAGGGCACAGGATTGGCCTCAGTGGCGCGGACCGAATCGAGACGGCAAGGTCAGCGGATTTTCCGCGCCGAAAACCTGGCCCAAAGAGCTGACCCGGAAGTGGAAGGTCGAAGTCGGCGCGGGTGACGCCACGCCGGCCCTGGTGAGCGACAAACTCTTTGTCTTCGCGCGGCAGGAGGCCGAGGAGATCACGCGCTGCCTGGACGCCCGCACCGGAAAAGTACTGTGGCAGGACAAGTATGCAGCGCCCGCCGTGTCGGGGCCCGACGTGGGACACGGCGGCCCCAGAAGCTCGCCTTCCGTGGCAAACGAAAGAGTTGTCACCCTTGGCGTCGGCGGAACCGTCTCCTGCCTCGATACCGCCTCGGGCAAAATGCTGTGGCGCAAAGACGATTTCCCGGGCGCCTGGCCCCAGTTTCACACTGCAATGTCGCCGCTCATCGTGGACGGTCTGGCCATCGTGCATCTCGGCAAGGAAAACAAGGGCACCTTGGTCGCGTATGACCTTGTCGCCGGTGAGCCGAAGTGGAAATGGGCTGGCGAAGGCCCGGCCTACGCCTCGCCCGTGCCGCTTTCAGCCGGGAGCAGCAAGATGATCATCACGCAGACGGCACGGAGCATGGTCGGTATTGACGCAGCCGATGGGAAGCTGCTGTGGCAAACCCCATTCGAGGCAAAGGGCATGGCTTACAACGCCGCCACGCCAATCGTCGATGGGCAAACGGTGATCTACTGCGGGCAGGGCCGCGGCACCAAGGCGGTGAAGATCGAGAAGCAGGGGGACCACTTCGCCGCCAGGGCGTTGTGGGCCAATCCGGACAACTCCGTTGCGTTTAACTCGCCGGTCCTCAAGAACGGTCTGATTTTCGGCCTCTCGCAGCGCGGTAAATTCTTCTGCATTAACGCCCTGACTGGGCAGACAGCGTGGGTCGAACCCACCGGCGGGCGCGGCGATTTCGGGTCCATCGTTGACGTCGGCTCTGTCCTGTTGGGGTTGACTGCCACATCCCAACTGACGGTCTTCCGGCCCAACGACAAGGCATACGAGGAACTGGCCAAGTTCAAGGTCGCGGACACGCAGACCTACGCCCACCCCGTCGTCGCCGGCAATCGACTGTTCGTCAAGGACCAGGACTCTGTGACGCTCTGGACGATCGAGTGA